One part of the Salmo salar chromosome ssa10, Ssal_v3.1, whole genome shotgun sequence genome encodes these proteins:
- the LOC106560414 gene encoding calcium-activated chloride channel regulator 4 produces MASEAVVVLLLVFLSGSTFGIKLEGNGYTDVLIAINPVVPENPLLIKRIKEMVSNASSVLFTATEDKFYFEEITILVPPNWTQGDYGRTKTETYEKANIVINEENRAYGDQPYTLQYGQCGSESRYTHLTPKFMLDDELIKLYGPRGKVLVHEWAHLRWGVYDEYDDGQPFYKGAHGDIQATRCSLELYGQIVNRINHTNCTHIDPNTKIYTQDCVFVADSELWKKTASLMSYPSLDKVTRFCSKKTHNREAPNAQNRMCDNRDVMDVIFTSSVDAKANVQPLKGPHPAPRFTVMQRGQRVVCLVLDVSGSMHVRYCNISIIVELRKDNGNTMGDEIILLTDGESELDCVSEVKESGAIVNTIALGPSANKELKRMSEISGGKYFYASDNLDQTELVNLDSSGMRRKGILNGTVSVDHTVGNKTTFLVLHESQSPEDIEIKSPSGQIYDFIDFQPSSISKTHSLVIQGTAETGDWTYTIKNTLSDQSITITITSRAVSEAIPPVTVKAYMSQQSIDGSKPMLVYAEVNQKGVPVILADVMATLESDAGDQYQLELLDNGAGADAFRNDGIYSRFFTTSKKGRYNLKVKVQRKDKGKNNGQVRLKRHSVAPYVPGYVIKGKVVMNPPKPPVSEDDLEADVGSFTRTAIGESFSVSLPPGVPPPNFPPNKITDLNAEIEEDKVMLTWTAPGEDMDQGTADSYEIRVSMDLEALRGNFSGAHLMNTSDIQPLEAGSTEEYSFLSSYIINAEPETVMFFAVCSRDKDSLMSDMSNVAKATKMLPFVPFIQTTTTSTISQYLSPNLKRSSGSNVVAVVVSVIGTAAVIIAVLVVSRMRLNRPGNTPHFTETQVSTSLL; encoded by the exons ATGGCTTCTGAAGCAGTGGTTGTGTTGCTGCTGGTCTTCTTGTCAGGATCTACCTTTGGGATAAAGCTGGAAGGAAATGGATACACAGATGTTCTTATTGCTATTAACCCAGTGGTGCCTGAGAACCCACTGCTCATCAAGAGAATCAAG GAAATGGTGAGCAATGCGTCATCCGTACTCTTTACAGCCACTGAGGACAAATTCTACTTTGAAGAGATAACAATACTAGTGCCACCAAACTGGACTCAAGGAGACTATGGAAGAACAAAGACTGAAACCTATGAAAAA GCCAACATAGTCATTAATGAGGAAAATCGTGCATATGGAGATCAACCTTACACCCTGCAGTATGGTCAATGTGGATCTGAGAGCCGGTACACTCATTTGACCCCTAAATTCATGTTAGATGATGAACTCATTAAACTGTATGGACCCAGAG GTAAAGTTCTTGTGCATGAATGGGCTCACCTGAGATGGGGAGTTTATGATGAATATGATGACGGGCAGCCATTCTACAAGGGTGCACACGGTGATATTCAGGCAACTAG ATGTTCCCTAGAGCTTTATGGTCAAATTGTCAACAGAATTAACCACACAAATTGCACACACATTGACCCGAACACCAAGATATATACACAGGACTGTGTGTTCGTAGCAGACAGCGAATTGTGGAAGAAAACTGCATCTTTAATGTCCTATCCAAGTTTAGATAAG GTTACGAGATTCTGCTCCAAGAAAACACACAACAGGGAGGCCCCTAATGCACAGAACAGGATGTGTGACAACAGAGATGTGATGGACGTTATTTTCACAAGCTCAGTGGATGCCAAAGCCAATGTCCAGCCTCTGAAAGGACCACATCCAGCACCTAGGTTCACTGTGATGCAGAGGGGACAGAGAGTTGTCTGTCTGGTCCTTGATGTTTCAGGAAGCATGCATGTACGTTACTGCAATATCAGTATAATTGTC GAGTTACGCAAAGACAATGGCAATACAATGGGAGATGAAATCATCCTTTTAACTGATGGGGAATCAGAATTAGATTGTGTGTCTGAGGTTAAAGAAAGTGGTGCCATTGTAAATACAATTGCTCTTGGACCAAGTGCAAACAAAGAGTTGAAAAGGATGTCAGAAATATCAG GTGGGAAATATTTCTATGCATCTGATAATCTGGATCAAACTGAACTTGTGAAT CTTGATAGTTCTGGAATGAGAAGAAAAGGAATTCTCAATGGAACTGTGTCTGTTGATCACACAGTTGGGAATAAAACCACCTTTTTGGTGCTCCATGAAAGTCAATCACCAGAGGATATTGAAATAAAAAGCCCTTCTGGACAAATCTACGATTTTATTGATTTTCAACCTTCTTCTATTTCAAAAACACACTCCTTAGTTATTCAAGGGACAGCAGAG ACTGGAGATTGGACATATACCATAAAAAATACACTGTCAGATCAGtctataacaataacaataacaagtcgTGCTGTCAGTGAAGCCATACCTCCAGTTACGGTCAAGGCTTACATGAGCCAACAGTCCATTGATGGCAGCAAACCCATGTTGGTGTATGCAGAGGTCAACCAGAAAGGTGTTCCAGTGATTCTGGCAGATGTGATGGCCACACTGGAGTCTGATGCTGGGGACCAATATCAGCTAGAACTGCTGGATAATGGAGCAG GTGCTGATGCTTTTAGAAATGATGGGATCTATTCCAGATTTTTTACCACTTCTAAAAAAGGAAGGTACAACTTGAAAGTGAAAGTGCAAAGAAAAGACAAAGGCAAAAATAATGGGCAAGTTAGATTGAAGAGACACAGTGTTGCCCCATATGTACCAGGATATGTCATCAAAG GAAAAGTAGTGATGAACCCCCCAAAGCCCCCAGTCAGTGAGGATGACCTAGAGGCTGATGTGGGCAGCTTCACCAGAACAGCCATAGGAGAGAGCTTCTCAGTCAGTCTCCCACCTGGTGTCCCCCCTCCAAATTTCCCCCCTAACAAAATCACAGACCTGAATGCAGAGATAGAGGAGGACAAAGTGATGCTCACCTGGACTGCACCTGGGGAAGACATGGATCAAGGCACAG CTGATTCCTATGAGATCAGAGTCAGCATGGACTTGGAAGCCCTGAGAGGAAATTTCAGTGGAGCACATCTAATGAACACCTCTGACATCCAACCACTAGAGGCAGGCTCTACAGAGGAATATTCCTTCCTGTCCAGTTACATCATCAATGCTGAACCAGAGACGGTCATGTTCTTTGCTGTATGTTCTCGTGACAAGGATTCTCTGATGTCTGACATGTCTAATGTTGCTAAAGCCACAAAAATGTTACCATTTGTACCATTTATTCAAACTACAACTACGTCTACGATATCACAATATCTAAGTCCAAACCTAAAGCGGTCCTCTGGATCAAATGTAGTAGCAGTGGTTGTATCAGTCATTGGTACTGCTGCAGTCATTATTGCTGTGCTAGTTGTAAGCAGGATGCGACTCAACAGACCCGGGAACACTCCCCACTTCACAGAGACACAGGTCTCTACAAGCCTGCTGTAA